DNA sequence from the Cottoperca gobio chromosome 10, fCotGob3.1, whole genome shotgun sequence genome:
TCACTTTCATCACAATCAGAGGCTTTAACTGAAAATACTGATGCTCCCGGACTGTTATTCTCGGTCATATAAAATACATAGGGGCTTGAGGAAAACACCGGAATGTTGTCATTTACATCTGAGACTACGACGCTCATGGTCTTTTCAGTTGAAAATGACGGATCACCTGTGTCTTTCGCAATTATTGTGACATCAAACTGTGACATAATTTCCCTGTCCAACTGCGACCTGGTTACAACAGCATACATGTTTTCTTGTAATGATGGAGATAAAGTAAAAGGAACATCCTCTTTGATTGTGCAAATGACTTTGCCATTTATTCCAGAGTCTAAATCACTGACACTAATTAGGGCCACTGTAGTTCCTATCTTTGAATCCTCTTTAATAGAGCTAGAAAATGAGGTAACTTCTATTTCAGGTGCATTATCATTAACATCAATAACAGTTATCATAACACTTTTGTCAGTTGTATGAGGAACTGGTCCTTTATCAGACGCCTGGATGTCAATTTCATAACTTTTACTTACTTCGAAGTCTATCTTACCGATTACTTTAATTTCACCAGTGTTTGCGTCTATACTAAAGACATCCAATAGTTTTGAATCAACTTCGTTAccaaatgaatatattatttcGCTATTTGCAGCCTGGTCCAAATCTGTTGCATTAACCTGTATCACTACTGTGCCAACGGGAACATTTTCTTCAAGTGTTGCGGAATAAAACTCTTTGGCGAAAACTGGAGAGTTGTCATTAATATCAAGTAAATCCACAATAATTTCTATAGCACCAGACTTCACAGGTTTTCCTCCATCAACGGCTGTCAGTCGCAGTTTATGTTTCCCGGCTCTTTCTCTGTCTAACTGCTTCTGCAGAACTAAAAATGGTACTTTACGATCCTCTCCTCTATCCTTTACTTCTAATCTGAAATATTCGTTGTGGCTGAGTCTATATTGCTGAATGGAGAACTGGCCTACGTCGGGGTCACGCGCAGCTTGTAGTTGAAATCTCGCTCCTGGTAAAGCCGACTCAGAGATCTCGagccttttctctttctctggaaAAACAGGCGAGTGATCATTTATATCAAGTATTTCCACCGCCACATAGTGGATCTCCAGCGGGTTTTCGAGCACGGTTTTCAGATTGATCAAACACGGGCTGGTCCGGTCGCACACCTCCTCCCTGTCTATTCTTCGTTTTACATACAATATACCATCGTCTTGATTCACTTCAAACAGGGGCTCAGTTGAGCCTGTTACAATGCGATATCCTCTGTCTCTGAGTGCACTCTTATCGAGCCCCAGATCCTTAGCTATATTCCCGACGACGGTTGCATCTTGAACCTCCTCAGATATTGAATATCTGATCTGTGCAGAAGCTCCGCTCAATAAAATATCCAAAACAACCGTGAAGGCAAACCAAAACTGTCGCTCCGTCCATGCTGTGCGTCCTCTTTGTTCCATGGCCTGTACAAACGATGAAGACCCGTACATAAACTACGTCGTGATACAAATGAAACTTAATCCGCCATGTCTCTAAACGATGCCGGCGACTGTTTCTTTTACAAAAACTACTGAAGATTAAACACACTCGTTGCTGCAAATTGCGATCTGATACCATCAAATATGCTGGGGAAAATGCAAGGGCTCGGTCCACATAAAGCTAGTGACGTGTAGTGCTGTCAGATGCACAGAAACACTGAACTGCACTGACACCAAGTGTTGAAATTGTTATTTACACAGAATAGAGTAGAGGTGAGTTAACATATTAAAGAGAATCTTCAAATGTTCAGAGTCGATATATCCCCACATTGTTTGAAAGGGAGGAAAGGCTTCAGTCCATGTTGCAACCAACTTTGGTCTTTCTATTTGCATTGCAGGCAtactaaaacaataaatccattGGAGGATATCACTCTAACACTCATGACCATGAACCACAGCTGCCAATACGTTGTAAAAGCACATGTGATACCATCACCATTACAAATATACGATTTAAAATGGCATAGCAGATGCACCACGATCAGAATGGAAATGCTGATTTCAAGTATGTTGTAgtacacaaagtaaaataaatcacaacgTGTGTATCAGTTTTAAATGCTGATTGTGGGTAATGTGTTGCTTCCCTTTTATTTCTACAGAGAAAGTCCCTGCAAGGAAAATCTTCTTAAAAACTTTTCACACTTAGTGATAAGTATGTGGGGGGTGGGAACATCAAAACATCCAAAGAATTTGTCTTACCTCTCCAGAAGTGTGTCTCCTGTCAGGAAGCATTAGTGTATTGGCATGGCTGCCCGGGACTATAGTAGATCCTATACTCATTCCTGGGTCCAACTAGCATGTACCgcttttctccagatctgtacTGGATGCTGTGACACAGTGTCCCATCATAATTAGGCTCTTGTAGATATTTAGAAGTATAGTCTGTGGATTTAGAGCACTGCATTGCAATCAGCACGATGATACTGATgagaaaaagtgttgaaactgAGCCCAAAGTTATCATCAGATAAAAAGTCACATTATCACCCTCATCATcctttgttgcacttttaacATCAGAAGCAGCAAAAGCCTCTTTGGGCTCCACAACTTTGACGACCACAGTAGCtgttgctgacagtgaaacGTTCCCATTGTCTTTCACCAGTATGAGCAGTTTATGCTCAGCCAcgtctgtctctgtgaatgaACGAAGTGTTCTGATCCGTCCTGTATAGCGGTCCAAAGCAAAGAGACTGTGGTCACTAACttcctgcagtgaaaacagtaaCCAGCCGTTATATCCTATATCAGCGTCATAGGCTCTGACTTTAGTCACCAAGTGTCCTGCGTTCACATTGCGGGGAATCTCCTCCACACCTTCAGCAGAACCGTTAGAGCTGACTGGATACAGGATGACTGGAGCGTTGTCGTTCTGATCCAGAATGAACACGTTCACTGTGACGTTGTTGCTTAGTGACGGAGTTCCAGAATCTGAGGCAACAACTTGGAACTGGAACTTTTTCAGAGtttcaaagtcaaaactttTTAGCGCCAAAATATCTCCAGTTTCAGAGTTAATGTTGAGAAATGAGATCAATTTATTTCCCTCGCTTCCATCTCTGAGAATATGATAGGAAATGAGAGCATTTTCTTGCTCATCGTGGTCAAAAGCTTTAACTGAAAATACTGAGGCTCCCGGACTGTTATTCTCGGTCATATAAAATACATAGGGGCTTGAGGAAAACACCGGAATGTTGTCATTTACATCTGATACTACGACGCTCATGGTCTTTTCAGTTGAAAATGACGGATCACCTGTGTCTTTTGCAATAATTGTGAAAACAAATTGGCGAACAATTTCCCTGTCCAACTGCGACCTGGTTACAACAGCATACATGTTTTCTTGTAATGATGGAGCTAAAGTAAAAGGAACATCCTCTTTGATTGTGCAAATGACTTTGCCATTTATTCCAGAGTCTAAATCACTGACACTAATTAGGGCCACTGTAGTTCCTATCTTTGAATCCTCCTTAATAGAGCTAGACAATGAGGTAACTTCTATTTCAGGTGCATTATCATTAACATCAATAACAGTTATCATAACACTTTTGTCTGTTGTTAGAGGAGCTTGTCCTTTATCAGACGCCTGGATGTCAATTTCATAACTTTTACTTACTTCGAAGTCTATCTTACCGATTACTTTAATTTCACCAGTGTTTGCGTCTATACTAAATACATCCAATAATTTTGAATCAACTTCGTTAccaaatgaatatattatttcGCTATTTGCACCCTGGTCCAAATCTGTTGCATTAACCTGTATCACTACTGTGCCAACGGGAACGTTTTCTTCAAGTGTTGCGGAATAAAACTCTTTGGCGAACACTGGAGAGTTGTCATTAACATCAAGTACATCCACAATAATTTCTATAGCACCAGACTTCACAGGTTTTCCTCCATCAACGGCTGTCAGTCGCAGTTTATGTTTCCCGGCTCTTTCTCTGTCTAACTGCTTCTGCAGAACTAAAAATGGTACTTTACGATCCTCTCCTCTATCCTTTACTTCTAATCTGAAATATTCGTTGTGGCTGAGTCTATATTGCTGAATGGAGAACTGGCCTACGTCGGGGTCACGCGCAGCTTGTAGTTGAAATCTCGCTCCTGGTAAAGCCGACTCAGAGATCTCTagccttttctctttctctggaaAAACAGGCGAGTGATCATTTATATCAAGTATTTCCACCGCCACATAGTGGATCTCCAGCGGGTTTTCGAGCACGGTTTTCAGATTGATCAAACACGGGCTGGTCCGGTCGCACACCTCCTCCCTGTCTATTCTTCGTTTTACATACAATATACCATCGTCTTGATTCACTTCAAACAGGGGCTCAGTTGAGCCTGTTACAATGCGATATCCTCTGTCTCTGAGTGCACTCTTATCGAGCCCCAGATCCTTAGCTATATTCCCGACGACGGTTGCATCTTGAACCTCCTCAGATATTGAATATCTGATCTGTGCAGAAGCTCCGCTCAATAAAATATCCAAAACAACCGTGAAGGCAAACCAGAACTGTCGCTCCGTCCATGCTGTGCGTCCTCTTTGTTCCATGGCCTGTACAAACGATGAAGACCCTGTACATAAACTACGTCGTGATACAAATGAAACTTAATCCGCCATGTCTCTAAACGATGCCGGCGActgtttctttttacaaaaactACTGAAGATTAAACACACTCGTTGCTGCAAATTGCGATCTGATACCATCAAATATGCTGGGGAAAATGCAAGGGCTCGGTCCACATAAAGCTAGTGACGTGTAGTGCTGTCAGATGCACAGAAACACTGAACTGCACTGACACCAAGTGTTGAAATTGTTATTTACACAGAATAGAGTAGAGGTGAGTTAACATATTAAAGAGAATCTTCAAATGTTCAGAGTCGATATATCCCCACATTTTTTGACAAGGAGGAAAGC
Encoded proteins:
- the LOC115014773 gene encoding protocadherin alpha-3-like, which codes for MEQRGRTAWTERQFWFAFTVVLDILLSGASAQIRYSISEEVQDATVVGNIAKDLGLDKSALRDRGYRIVTGSTEPLFEVNQDDGILYVKRRIDREEVCDRTSPCLINLKTVLENPLEIHYVAVEILDINDHSPVFPEKEKRLEISESALPGARFQLQAARDPDVGQFSIQQYRLSHNEYFRLEVKDRGEDRKVPFLVLQKQLDRERAGKHKLRLTAVDGGKPVKSGAIEIIVDLLDINDNSPVFAKEFYSATLEENVPVGTVVIQVNATDLDQAANSEIIYSFGNEVDSKLLDVFSIDANTGEIKVIGKIDFEVSKSYEIDIQASDKGPVPHTTDKSVMITVIDVNDNAPEIEVTSFSSSIKEDSKIGTTVALISVSDLDSGINGKVICTIKEDVPFTLSPSLQENMYAVVTRSQLDREIMSQFDVTIIAKDTGDPSFSTEKTMSVVVSDVNDNIPVFSSSPYVFYMTENNSPGASVFSVKASDCDESDNGLISYNIFREASIDRTLTSYLNINSETGDILALKGFDFETLKTFQFQVVASDSGTPSLSSNVTVNVFILDQNDNAPVILYPVSSNGSAEGVEEIPRNVNAGHLVTKVRAYDADIGYNGWLLFSLQEVSDHSLFALDRYTGRIRTLRSFTETDEAEHKLLILVKDNGNVSLSATATVLVKVVEPKEAFAASDVKSATKDDEDDNVTFYLMITLGSVSTLFLISIIVLIAMQCSKSTDYTSKYLQEPNYDGTLCHSIQYRSGEKRYMLVGPRMSIGSTIVPGSHANTLMLPDRRHTSGEVR
- the LOC115014775 gene encoding protocadherin alpha-3-like; the protein is MEQRGRTAWTERQFWFAFTVVLDILLSGASAQIRYSISEEVQDATVVGNIAKDLGLDKSALRDRGYRIVTGSTEPLFEVNQDDGILYVKRRIDREEVCDRTSPCLINLKTVLENPLEIHYVAVEILDINDHSPVFPEKEKRLEISESALPGARFQLQAARDPDVGQFSIQQYRLSHNEYFRLEVKDRGEDRKVPFLVLQKQLDRERAGKHKLRLTAVDGGKPVKSGAIEIIVDVLDVNDNSPVFAKEFYSATLEENVPVGTVVIQVNATDLDQGANSEIIYSFGNEVDSKLLDVFSIDANTGEIKVIGKIDFEVSKSYEIDIQASDKGQAPLTTDKSVMITVIDVNDNAPEIEVTSLSSSIKEDSKIGTTVALISVSDLDSGINGKVICTIKEDVPFTLAPSLQENMYAVVTRSQLDREIVRQFVFTIIAKDTGDPSFSTEKTMSVVVSDVNDNIPVFSSSPYVFYMTENNSPGASVFSVKAFDHDEQENALISYHILRDGSEGNKLISFLNINSETGDILALKSFDFETLKKFQFQVVASDSGTPSLSNNVTVNVFILDQNDNAPVILYPVSSNGSAEGVEEIPRNVNAGHLVTKVRAYDADIGYNGWLLFSLQEVSDHSLFALDRYTGRIRTLRSFTETDVAEHKLLILVKDNGNVSLSATATVVVKVVEPKEAFAASDVKSATKDDEGDNVTFYLMITLGSVSTLFLISIIVLIAMQCSKSTDYTSKYLQEPNYDGTLCHSIQYRSGEKRYMLVGPRNEYRIYYSPGQPCQYTNAS